A stretch of Cetobacterium somerae ATCC BAA-474 DNA encodes these proteins:
- the asrC gene encoding sulfite reductase subunit C has product MNHDINITKLKLNCFRQSKVPGEFMIQLRVPGGLIEAKYLKVIQEIAERWGDGTFHMGMRQTLNAPGIKFENVDAVNAYLEEYIKEVDVEMCGAEMEVNKAGYPTIGARNIMACIGNSHCVKANINTWELARKLEKKIFPSHYHIKMAIAGCPNDCAKAHFNDFGIMGVTKPIYLKDRCIGCGRCVKVCDHAATRVLKLENHRIVKDSCCCVGCGECVEACPSSAWVRPEQKLYRMTIGGRTGKQYPRMGKMFLNWVTEDVILQVIGNWQKFSANVLHHKPMYIHGGHLIDRAGYQKFKEMILDGVELNPEAQVAQRILWAETEYRANINVKPISQHPSPGETYTLEKPFNYGGGH; this is encoded by the coding sequence CTAAACTAAAATTAAACTGCTTTCGTCAATCAAAAGTACCTGGAGAGTTCATGATCCAACTTCGTGTTCCAGGTGGATTAATTGAAGCTAAATATTTAAAAGTAATACAAGAGATTGCAGAGAGATGGGGAGATGGAACATTCCACATGGGTATGAGACAAACTCTTAACGCTCCTGGAATAAAATTCGAAAATGTAGACGCAGTAAATGCTTACTTAGAGGAATATATTAAAGAAGTAGATGTAGAGATGTGTGGAGCTGAGATGGAAGTTAACAAAGCTGGATATCCTACTATCGGAGCTAGAAACATCATGGCATGTATCGGAAACTCTCACTGTGTAAAAGCTAATATCAATACTTGGGAATTAGCTAGAAAACTTGAGAAGAAAATTTTCCCAAGTCACTATCATATAAAAATGGCTATAGCTGGATGTCCAAATGACTGTGCTAAAGCACACTTTAATGATTTTGGAATTATGGGTGTAACTAAGCCAATCTATTTAAAAGATAGATGTATTGGATGTGGAAGATGTGTTAAGGTTTGTGATCACGCTGCTACAAGAGTTTTAAAGTTAGAAAATCATAGAATTGTGAAGGATTCTTGCTGTTGTGTAGGATGTGGAGAGTGTGTTGAGGCATGTCCATCATCTGCATGGGTAAGACCAGAGCAAAAATTATATAGAATGACAATAGGTGGAAGAACAGGAAAGCAATATCCAAGAATGGGTAAAATGTTCTTAAACTGGGTAACAGAGGATGTAATTCTTCAAGTTATAGGAAACTGGCAGAAGTTCTCTGCTAATGTATTACATCATAAGCCTATGTATATTCATGGAGGTCACTTAATTGACAGAGCTGGATATCAGAAGTTTAAAGAGATGATACTTGATGGAGTAGAGTTAAATCCAGAAGCACAAGTAGCACAAAGAATCCTTTGGGCAGAAACAGAGTATAGAGCTAATATCAACGTTAAGCCAATCTCTCAACACCCAAGTCCAGGAGAGACATATACATTAGAAAAACCTTTTAACTACGGTGGAGGTCACTAA